In the Flavobacterium pallidum genome, one interval contains:
- a CDS encoding Ig-like domain-containing protein codes for MPVASNDTANVTETIGEIPVLANDTFGLTDHQPGIVIARLLQRNGYRKQQRNTERPDRRYDRLYPECDFNGSDSFTYTITDSNGDTHRYGERYIAPDALD; via the coding sequence GTGCCTGTAGCTTCAAATGATACGGCGAACGTTACAGAGACCATCGGTGAAATCCCGGTACTAGCCAATGATACGTTCGGCCTGACGGACCATCAACCGGGCATCGTGATTGCACGCCTGCTGCAACGGAACGGCTACCGTAAACAACAACGGAACACCGAACGACCCGACCGACGATACGATCGACTATACCCCGAATGCGACTTCAACGGATCGGACTCGTTCACATACACCATCACCGATTCAAACGGCGATACTCACCGCTACGGTGAACGTTACATCGCCCCTGATGCCCTGGACTGA
- a CDS encoding Ig-like domain-containing protein has translation MIATPAANGTATVNNNGTPNDPTDDTIDYTPNANFNGSDSFT, from the coding sequence GTGATTGCCACGCCAGCTGCGAACGGAACGGCTACCGTGAACAACAACGGTACACCGAACGACCCGACAGACGATACGATCGACTATACCCCGAATGCTAACTTCAACGGATCGGACTCGTTCACATAA
- a CDS encoding Ig-like domain-containing protein — translation MGSFTYTITDSNGDTSTATVNVTIAPDAPGTDVPVAQMIRRTLQKTCR, via the coding sequence ATCGGATCGTTCACCTATACCATCACCGATTCAAACGGCGATACGTCAACCGCTACGGTGAACGTGACGATCGCCCCTGATGCGCCTGGCACTGACGTGCCTGTAGCTCAAATGATACGGCGAACGTTACAGAAGACCTGTCGGTGA
- a CDS encoding Ig-like domain-containing protein, with amino-acid sequence MHAAANGTATVNNNGTPNDPTDDTIDYTPNANFNGSDRSPIPSPIQTAIRQPLR; translated from the coding sequence TTGCACGCCGCTGCGAACGGAACGGCTACCGTAAACAACAACGGTACACCGAACGACCCGACCGACGATACGATCGACTATACCCCGAATGCTAACTTCAACGGATCGGATCGTTCACCTATACCATCACCGATTCAAACGGCGATACGTCAACCGCTACGGTGA
- a CDS encoding Ig-like domain-containing protein, with amino-acid sequence MSICHCIATPAANGTATVNNNGTPNDPTDDTIDYTPNADFNGSDSFTYTITDSNGDTSTATVNVTIAPDAPGTDVPVASNDTANVTEDQSVNIPVLANDTFGPDGPSTGQS; translated from the coding sequence ATCAGCATTTGCCATTGCATCGCTACGCCAGCTGCGAACGGAACGGCTACCGTAAACAACAACGGAACGCCGAACGACCCGACAGACGATACGATCGACTATACCCCGAATGCGGACTTCAACGGATCAGATTCGTTCACCTATACCATCACCGATTCAAACGGCGATACGTCAACCGCTACGGTGAACGTGACCATCGCCCCTGATGCGCCTGGCACTGACGTGCCTGTAGCTTCAAATGATACGGCGAACGTTACAGAGGACCAATCGGTGAATATCCCGGTACTTGCCAATGATACCTTCGGACCTGACGGACCATCAACCGGGCAATCGTGA
- a CDS encoding Ig-like domain-containing protein: MNIPVLANDTFGPDGPSAFAIAIATPATNGTATVNNNGTPNDPTDDTIDYTPNANFNGSDSFTYTITDSNGDTSTATVNVTIAPDAPGTDVPVASNDTANVTEDQSVNIPVLANDTFGPDGPSIGAITIATPATNGTATVNNNGTPNDPTDDTIDYTPNANFNGSDSFTYTITDSNGDTSTATVNVTIAPDAPGTDVPVASNDTANVTEDQSVNIPVLANDTFGPDGPSIGAITIATPATNGTGYRKQQRNAERPDRRYDRLYPEC, from the coding sequence GTGAATATCCCGGTACTTGCAAACGATACGTTCGGCCCTGACGGACCATCAGCATTTGCCATTGCAATTGCCACGCCAGCCACTAATGGAACCGCTACCGTAAACAACAACGGAACGCCGAACGACCCGACAGACGACACGATCGACTATACCCCGAATGCTAACTTCAACGGATCGGACTCGTTCACATACACCATCACCGATTCAAACGGTGATACGTCAACTGCGACAGTGAACGTGACCATCGCCCCTGATGCGCCTGGCACTGACGTGCCTGTAGCTTCAAATGATACGGCGAACGTTACAGAGGACCAATCGGTGAACATCCCGGTACTTGCAAACGATACGTTCGGACCTGACGGCCCATCGATCGGAGCCATTACCATTGCTACACCTGCCACTAATGGTACCGCTACCGTAAACAACAACGGAACGCCGAACGACCCGACAGACGATACGATCGACTATACCCCGAATGCTAACTTCAACGGATCGGACTCGTTCACCTATACCATCACCGACTCAAACGGCGATACTTCGACCGCTACGGTGAACGTGACCATCGCCCCTGATGCCCCTGGCACTGACGTGCCTGTAGCTTCAAATGATACGGCGAACGTAACAGAAGACCAATCGGTGAACATCCCGGTACTTGCCAATGATACCTTCGGACCTGACGGCCCATCGATCGGAGCCATTACCATTGCTACACCTGCCACTAATGGTACCGGCTACCGTAAACAACAACGGAACGCCGAACGACCCGACCGACGATACGATCGACTATACCCCGAATGCTAA
- a CDS encoding Ig-like domain-containing protein, whose translation MGKHPGTCNDTFGPDGPSAFAIAIATPATNGTATVNNNGTPNDPTDDTIDYTPNANFNGSDSFTYTITDSNGDTSTATVNVTIAPDAPGTDVPVAANDTANVTEDQSVNIPVLANDTFGPDGPSTGAIVIATPAANGTATVNNNGTPNDPTDDTIDYTPNANFNGSDSFTYTITDSNGDTSTATVNVTIAPDAPGTDVPVASNDTANVTEDQSVNIAVLANDTFGPDGPSAFAIAIATPAANGTATVNNNGTPNDPTDDTIDYTPNANFNGSDSFTYTITDSNGDTSTATVNVTIAPDAPGTDVPVASNDTANVTEDQSVNIPVLANDTFGPDGPSTGAIVIATPAANGTATVNNNGTPNDPTDDTIDYTPNADFNGSDSFTYTITDSNGDTSTATVNVTIAPDAPGTDVPVASMIRRTLQRTNR comes from the coding sequence ATCGGTAAACATCCCGGTACTTGCAACGATACGTTCGGCCCTGACGGACCATCAGCATTTGCCATTGCAATTGCCACGCCAGCCACTAATGGAACCGCTACCGTAAACAACAACGGAACACCGAACGACCCGACAGACGACACGATCGACTATACCCCGAATGCTAACTTCAACGGATCGGACTCGTTCACATACACCATCACCGACTCAAACGGTGATACTTCGACCGCTACGGTGAACGTTACCATCGCCCCTGATGCGCCTGGTACTGACGTGCCTGTAGCTGCAAACGATACGGCGAACGTTACAGAGGACCAATCGGTGAACATCCCGGTACTTGCAAACGATACGTTCGGCCCTGACGGCCCATCAACCGGAGCGATCGTGATTGCTACGCCGGCTGCGAACGGAACGGCTACCGTGAACAATAACGGAACACCGAACGACCCGACAGACGATACGATCGACTATACCCCGAATGCTAACTTCAACGGATCGGACTCGTTCACCTATACCATCACCGATTCAAACGGCGATACGTCAACTGCGACAGTGAACGTGACCATCGCCCCTGATGCGCCTGGTACTGACGTGCCGGTAGCCTCAAATGATACGGCGAACGTTACAGAAGACCAATCGGTGAACATCGCTGTACTTGCAAACGATACGTTCGGACCTGACGGACCATCAGCATTTGCCATTGCAATTGCTACGCCAGCCGCGAACGGAACGGCTACCGTAAACAACAACGGTACACCGAACGACCCGACCGACGATACGATCGACTATACCCCGAATGCTAACTTCAACGGATCGGACTCGTTCACATACACCATCACCGATTCAAACGGTGATACGTCAACCGCTACGGTGAACGTGACCATCGCCCCTGATGCCCCTGGTACTGACGTGCCTGTAGCTTCAAATGATACGGCGAACGTTACAGAGGACCAATCGGTGAACATCCCTGTACTTGCCAATGATACCTTCGGACCTGACGGACCATCAACCGGGGCAATCGTGATTGCCACGCCTGCTGCAAACGGAACGGCTACCGTAAACAACAACGGAACACCGAACGACCCGACCGACGATACGATCGACTATACCCCGAATGCGGACTTCAACGGATCGGACTCGTTCACATACACGATCACCGATTCAAACGGCGATACTTCGACCGCTACGGTGAACGTGACCATCGCCCCTGATGCGCCTGGCACTGACGTGCCTGTAGCTTCAATGATACGGCGAACGTTACAGAGGACCAATCGGTGA